The Ananas comosus cultivar F153 linkage group 6, ASM154086v1, whole genome shotgun sequence genome segment CATATAGGGATTATTTGGCTCTTAATTACATCAACCGAATTCTTTctcccttttattttattttcgtaTTCGAtctaacttctaattatttttttaaaaaaataaattaaaatttaaatttgaatcttaaatatcaactattaaattttttttgtcacttcCTCCTCTAAGAATGGTcggttttaatttttaatttttagaaggcAAACGGGTCGCTTTGGTTTTGGTCCAGCGGTGGTGAGGCCACGTGCTTAAGGTCCCATCGCACGAGGAGGCAATGTGCAGCTGTCGCACGTCTAACTATGATAGGAAGTGGTGGTGACATGAGCGGGCATCTGTCCGGTGTGAGCCAACCTGTCCAGACTTGCAAATCATTTGCGAGGACCACGTCTCCCAATgtgttttattcttttattactcTTTTCCCGTCTATTTGTCCATCTTAAACATACGTGTTTTAAATAACATTGTTTAGGCCCACGTGTCGATTACctgataatttttattatcttaatgATTTTCCTCTTTGTGAATATTCTTTCGTAGAGAGAGGTTTTTTCCCTTGCCACGAACACAAAAATGTGATATTCAAAGTGGGGCAAATATTTTGGTAATTCTAATCTTCTGAAACACTAGGTTTGACTTAGGTTTCGTTTGAGATTGCGAAAAGATTACGTTCTgtacagtaaaaaaaatacgatgaaaaaatattctatttattttgtaCGTAATAGTACGTTTCGCATATCGCAATAAAttagttacgatatattttttgcggttTCACCGGAAAATCCaaaagtatatccctatatatttttatctcaactccattttatctaataacgtcaAATAAACTTTAATAACAAACTAAGCCTTAGAAAAAGGATTTACTATGTTCAGTAATGATTTAATGTTTTCCTTAAAGGGAAGCAATCAACGGCAATTAAACAATCAAAAGTAATATTTACTTCTTTaggaagagaaaaacaaaaaatggcATTTGTTGAAAGTTCCTTTTATGCAAATCTTAAAAGTTGGACAAATAGacagaagttttaaattttacgTTCTCACCGTTTTTACCCAAAGAAAAGTTTGTAGGCACATTAAAGAGCTTTACTATATACAAAACTGAACAAAAGTATCTTTCAAGGCTTGGCTAGCGAAGGATTGTAAATCCACCGTAATCGTATAATTGGTgcatttattatatcttatcttcttcctcatctcgTAATATCTCATTATTCTTTTCAATCTAAGTCTTCTACCATTGCTAACCATCATTGCTAATTTAACTAGGCtgaaatattatcaatagcacaaaACTATTAGTGTtactagttttttagcccttagattgagaaatgtgcggttacgATGATATGGACCTTCTAAAgttgagttggtggttggttgaatagtataatctaacggataaaaataattaaatgattAAATCTAATTGTAAAAAACTCGATATCATCAAGTTCTTAGTGTTATCGATAGTGTTCTAGCCGGACTCTTGTTAATTTGATTCATAAATAACACATAGACGTACGTTCTGAGAAGTTGCTGGCCCTCCGTTAACTCCGCTCTGTTAACGCCCAAGGCCTCAGGAAGGTATACAAGGCCCAAACTCTCAGGGCCAAGTCCAAGCCtaacaaagaagaaaagagaaaaagaaggcaAGCCCAAACAAAGTTGAGCCCACCCCAACATGGTGGGAAGGCCCATATTGAGAATGAGCGATAAGCCCATAGATCCCTCACTATAttcggaaataagaaaaaaaaaaagaagtaaaaagtaaaaaacttgCGTCTGAGGAAGAGCGAACGTGGCAGTTGGAACGCAGTCCACGCGGAGCAGGCCCGTTCGCCATTCCCGGACCAGCTCGATTGTGAATTTGTGATCCGACTCCGCCTGGTGTAACAACGCCTTGTTTCATTCACTGACATGAGATGCGGGTTCCGGGTTCCCCCAAGTCCGGTCGAAGCTTGATCCGAgtgcgcgagagagagagagagagagagagagagagagagagagagagagtggaggaggaggggggttTGAGTGGGGTTGGAAGGAAGCGTGGAGGGGCGGCGATGGTGAGCAGGGGGCAGTGGAGGCGATCCCTGGGGAACGTGCGGTCGTTCGTGGGGAACGCGACGGGTGGGCTGAGAGGGTGGCCCAACGTGGCCTCGTGGGCCGTCGCCGGCACCCTCGCCTACTTCCTCTGGGTCAAGCCCGCCCAAGACCTCAAGAAGGAGCAGCAGGTAATCCATCCCCACCAGTCccctccaacttcttcttcttcccttctcTGTCGCCTTCCAGATCATTCGCTGCTCGCTCTCCTGCGCTTTCTCGCTCGTTCTTGTTCTATCCATCATACAAATTCTAGCCCCGCTTAATTGGTAACATCTTTGTTAGTAGCAAACTCAAAGCACGTTGAAATCAGATGCCGAATCGTTCATTGGAATCTCAGCAAACCCTTGCCTCAATTCATAACTGCTCATGTTTACGGGGGTTCGGTGGGATTTGTAGATTgcctttttatttagaaaatgcTGTAACCTTAACTATCTGACAGTCGTAGCACTTCTAGTTTGAAAGCATGGAAAGTGAGATTTTCATTATAGATGGCTTAGATGCTGGCAAATTGTGTGAACTAAAGATGTTTAACTGTATGCAATATGCGAAAAAAGTTGTATACAAACTGTTTGAGAGGCCACACCAATCGTCAGAACTAGCTAGAAATcgatttcctctttttttttctcttttttttttcttttttgtaaccATCCTAAGAGAGTATCTGATTTGGGTCTTTTGACATTTATTTCCCTACATAATGAAAACTTCTAAAGTTATCAACATTATCCCCACTAATTTAGCTGATACTGATTCATAGTAAGGAGTAAAGAGACTTGTGGATTGAAAATTTGAAGAGAGCTTGAAATATCTGACTGCTGATGGAACTTATCTCATCAGACGAAGTTGTTGGCAGCACAAATATATGCCCTACCTGTAGCTACCAACACATTTTGGGATTACTGCGTGACCTATTCTATTTACTCGCTCTTCTTCAACAGTAACCTTGCTCTGCAATGAACATATTTGAACAATTTAGTCTGTGATAATAGATTCCTCGAAAAAATTGTAATCACTGGTATAGGAACCCGAGTCTATACTATTATTTATGTTTTCTGCAACTATACTTCAAGTCGACGGAGGAAAACTTAGTTCCTTGAAATGAAACGGACTCCTAAATGAATATCTCCTTGAAATGGGAGGAGGTCCTGTCTAAAAAGTAGTTTAGTCTCATCCGCTATAGCTTGAAGAATTCCCAACGGGCCAGCATATTCAGGCCCAATATGTTGTTGTATCGCTACAGATATTTCTCCTCGAAAACTCAAGTTGTATCTAGTTACAATTCGtattcattttatttcttttttcattatACAGTACAGCAAgcgaatttaaaaatattaaattcagAGAATTATAAAACCTATGTTCCGTCGTAAGTAGAACATCTAATGATTCTCTGATCTAGAgtaaagctagaatacttctagaaGTACGTGGGGTTATTTACTTCCGCGTAGTTTCCAGTGATTGGACAGCCGAATTGACCATTGTCAAAAACGATCTAAGCTATTTGAACTTtctagataataaaattttaagctttttcGGCATCGTTTAACCAATGATCCATTGACCTCAAGTTTGCCTTACAttagcctcttttttttttggaaccaCTTGAATACTAAACAAACAATGCcgaaaatctacaaaatttggtttctggAATGCTTTagtagtgtagatcatgtttgATACTGCCAATCAtcgttgattcatatttcccaTTTCCGGAAAAGAAGGGGAAGTAAATATTCCTGTTTACTTCGGGAAGTATTCTAGTTCTAGTCTATCTAAGTTACATTAAGTAGAAGCTATCATTGTTGACTGCATGACTGTCTGGTTGGACCCTTGAAGTTATTTTTTCAGCAAGAGGAACTAAACATGTGCCTGTAGTACCAGCTGAAAAGCATTTTCCTTTTCAgataaagttattgatcttggcAATGTATATTGTGATGTATCATAACTATACAAAGGTTAAACATTGCTTGTCTTAGTAATTAGAGTTTTTATATTAAGATTTTTCCATAGTTGAAGGAGCCAGTTTCTCattgattttcatgattttgaCATATGATTACTCAGATATGTAAGTTTACGAACATTTCTAATATGTGTTGGTACACCTGATGCTTATTCTAATTCATGGctgatctttttttatttcctgtTTCTTTTTGTGATTCAGGAGAGAGCAGCTTTAGCCGCAGCCTCAGATCCGTATCGCTATATTGAGAAAAGAAAACCAATTCCTGATCCTCAGGTAGCCTCTTTTGCCCTTGCAGGCCTTTCTCTTTGTTCTATGTTCTTAGATTAATGTTGTTTAAACCAGTAGTACAAGCCTTTTTAATCGTGAATAACAAGATCAGATAAAACGTCACGGAAACTGCAACCAAAGCATCATATCACCAAAACAACTTGTTTAACTGGCTAGTTGTCCGAGCTGTTACCCTGTCCTAAGAAATTTCCTGGGGGATAAATGCTAGCTGTGGCTAATATTTAGAGATGATTTTGGGAAAGGTAGAATTGCGTTCTTGcctatttcttcttttctctaatACATTTCATTATTCCCAGGAAACTGGTCTGATATATGGAAAGAGAAAGGAACCCAAGAATGATGAGAATTGATTAGCTTCACTTACCCGATGTGTAGAAATGGTTTTATGCTGCTTTTGCATCACTTGGACAGCTGATTTCTGTCACTCGTGGCTTGCATGGTATATGCTTTATTGTTTTCTCGCTTTTGCCATTACTGAGCTTGAAGCTCAAAACAAGCTGCAGATGATGGGTAATGCTACACGTGGTCCTCCACAATCTTCCAGTAATTCAATAAAAACGTGTTGTACAAAGATATATACATCTCAGCATACTTCACCATCACTTAAAGTgtttgtttctcctctttttctttttttgtttcttgtgtCTTTTTGGTCCTTTGAATTTGTATGGACCTACGTTAACTGCTAAAATTTTCTAGATACTGTCTTTAAGGCCGTGCACATATTGATTCAGTCTCTAGACGACAGCTTATCATGTCtgtaacttttctttttatttgcttaTCCTTTTATCAATCTTCTGGCCTACATGCCACATGTTGGCGGCGTTTACAAGATTAGTAGTTCATCAAAATACTTTCGCCAAGTAGCCATACGCTGTGAAACTCTGAAATCTGGCATGGTTTAGTTGccaggatgaggatgaggatgaggatgtgGTGACCCTctattgcttttcttttttccggCCTCACCTGTACCTTGTTATGACCTTTGCAGTTtcatgccaaaaaaaaaaaaaggcaattttgtttctttctcaTTCAAGACGAAAGGTTATATATAGCCCATGTCTTGGCAGGACACCTCCTTCCAACTTACGTGGTCAAAAGCAAGAAAACAAGTTCTGTGGTAACTACAGTATGGTATTTTTGTTTCATCATGTACTGTGATTGTAATAACATTTTGTTTTGTGGCTGTTATTTTATACATTTATGAACCTTGTTCTTTTGGTTCTCGCGTGAGAAAGAAcagaaacaaaagcaaaaacaacCGGTAAAATGCTTGAGAAAAATCAATAACAACAGATGGAAAACAACAGGCAGTGATTTGTTTGGATTTCTCGCCCAAGTATTGGGAACACCCTCAGTTTGTTTATTGTGTCTCACTCATCCAGCTGTTACCATCCATCCCACGGATTTTACAATATCAAAGCACTTTAATTTCTGTCGAGATCATTGCCGGAAAAATACTGAGCCCTCAATCGGGACCTCGTTCAGGAGTCTCACTCGGTTGTCATGTGTTTATTTTGtttcaattcaaaaattatattttttttttaataaaattttaattttcttttaaaaatttaatatatataaaaaaaaaatagcgaacTAATACGTATCAACCGATTGGGGACTCCCCGTTGGAGACTTTTCAATGAGTTGCCATTGTGGagtttttcattaatattttattctgaaaGCAAATATGAGCACTCAGGCATCTTAGCTACACTTCGTTTCTTTTCGAGTTCAATAATTATCTTGAGATTGCATTAAACTATTGGGATTTGATAGTGAGACAGGCGATTGTTTCCCTTCTTGTCCTAACAGTTATCTATACTGTTCGATTCACATAAACCCGTCCAATCTTTCATTACGATTGGGAGAACAAATGCACAGATTTTGAAGCATTAGCGCGCATTTGTGGGGCCCGTGGGTCTATGATACAAATCAGTACGATATGGGTTGGTGGTTACGCGCGTGATCACGTGCCCACGCGGCCCACGTGGAAATACGGCCCAACCCAGCTGGCGCGCTCTCCGCTGGCCCACGCGCTCCTCCACACGTGTCTCGCCGCAGCTCCGGCCAGTGGTTCCTTCCCACGTGGCACCCGAACAGCGAACGGTGTTTCATATTGTCCAGTTGTTGATGGCTCAGCACGTGCGCCTTTTTAATTTTGCCGCCCATTCtataagatttgaaatttaaagccTTCGCATAGGGTACTAATTAACCGGCCCNTCAATAAACTATAATTCTCACCAATGCCGTGATTTTAAACTTCCTATTAAATGCTTCAAACAATTGAGAGGGGAGCACTTGTGCATACCCCACATGAGATCATAGATTAAGACTAGTAATGGAAGAGGGAACAATCATGTCTGATCCCTTTGAATAAAGTATTGATCGAGTTTgcgtaaaattattaattattacagTTAAAGTCAGCACGATAAAAGTTAGTCGAGATGGGCTACATTGTTTAGGACGGATGCAATGAATTAGATCGAGGAACATGACAAGTACGGCCGATTGGACGCACATGGTCTCCCACCACCGACGATGATGAGGCAGCGCGCCGCTCAGATTATTATAATCTAAACCCCACTTGCCCCCCATCTTTTGATCGAATAATTTAGTACTTGGGATGCTTGACCCTCTGATTAATTATGCTTGTTCAGTGGTTGATTGT includes the following:
- the LOC109711261 gene encoding uncharacterized protein LOC109711261 → MVSRGQWRRSLGNVRSFVGNATGGLRGWPNVASWAVAGTLAYFLWVKPAQDLKKEQQERAALAAASDPYRYIEKRKPIPDPQETGLIYGKRKEPKNDEN